The genomic interval CCTGCCATTCGAAGCCGATGCCCTCGCCATCCTCGGCGGGCGGCGGGAACCAGCGCGGAAGATCCTGCTTCAGCGAGGCGGCGAGCGCCTTGGCGCCGGCCTCGTCGACGGCCGGGGCGGCCTGGACGGGCGACCAGCCGGCCACCAGCGCCAGCATGCCGCCGGCGATCAGGGCGGGCCTCAGGGAACGGACCGGCAGGGCCGGGACGGGCGAAAGAGGACGCAGGCGCATCGAGGAATTACTCCCACCTAAGATTTTGGCACTTAAGCTTTTGGGAGCACGTTAAGCTTGATACGCTCGGCCGGTCCATGCCCCTGATGGGCGAATTCCCAACAGGATGTTAAAAATCCAGGTCGGCATAGTGCCTGGGCGGCGGGCAGCCGGTGATGTTGTCGGCCAGCAGCGCGCGGAAGCTGGGGCGCGACTTGATCCGGGCGTACCAGTCCTTGGCCTCCGGGCTGCGGTCCCACGGCACGTTGTCGATGTAGTCCAGGCAGGACAGCTGCGCCGCGGCGGCGATGTCCGCCAGCGTGAAGGTCGACCCCGCCAGCCACGGCCGGCGTTCCGACAGGAAGGCGATGTAGTCGAGGTGGTAGGTGACGTTGGCCAGCCCGGCGCGAATCGCCGGTGCGAAGGGATGGCCCTGGCCGGACAGCCGCTTGATCAGCTTCTCGCCGACGAGGTTCTCGGTCACCTCGCGCTCGAACTTGGTCAGGAACCAGTCGGCGACCCGCCGCACCTCGGCCCGCGCCGCGATCTCGCGCGGCAGCAGGGGGGTGTCGGGATAGGCCTCCTCCAGATATTCGATGACGGCGAGGCCGCCGGCGACGACCGTCCCGTCCTCCTCCACCAGAACCGGAACCTCGGCGGCCGGGTTCAGCTTCAGGAAGTCGGTCCGCCGTTCCCAGGGCCTTTCGACCACGGGTTCGAAGGGCAGCCCCTTCTCGGCGAGCATCACGCGCGCGGTGCGCGACAGGGCGTGGATCGGGTGGTGGTACAGGGTTCGCATGGCGGCGGGACTTTACCGCAACGCCGCAAGCGAAAACAGCCTGCGCATCGGAGCCGAAGAGTCTCGTTGGAGGAAGTTTCGCGAGGCAAGTGCGAAGAAGGGGGAGTTGGGCGGAGCCGTCCCCTACCCCGCCTGGGACAGGCGGTAGAGCACCAGCGCGTCGGGCTGGTTCGACGGTTCGCCCACCGGCGTCCAGCCGTTGCGCTCGTAGAAGGCGCGGGCGGCGGCGTTGCGGGCGGCGCAGGCCAGTTCGGCCGGCCGGGCGTCGCCCTGCAGCAGGCCCAGCGCCTCGCGCAGCAGGGCCGATCCGATGCCGCGCTTGCACCAGACGGGGTCGATGAAGAGGTTGTGGATGATGCCGGCCTCGGGGTCGAGGGAGACGAAGCCGACCACCATGCCGTCCGCCTCGGCCACCAGCACCGCATCCTCGCGGACGCAGTCGTAATAGTCGTCCAGCCCGAACCGGTCGGCGGGTTGCCAGGAAAAGGCCTGGCGGCGGCCGTGCAGGAAGATCTCGGCGCAGCGGGCGGAGTCGGCGCCATGGGCGGAACGGATCGCGATGCGCACCCCTTCCCCGGCCGGCATGCCTGTCTCCTTCTGTCCGTTGCGCCCGATCACGAGGATCAACCGGATCGCGCTCAGACTATTCCACCGGCGGGCGTCACGGGAACGGTCCTTTCGTCCTGCCTCGGCAAAAGGATGCGCTCAGCGCTACGGCTTGTCGCCGGCGGCTTTCTCGGTCGGCGGAGTCCCGGTGGCAGCCTTGTCTCCGGCCTTGTCTCCGGCCGTGTCCCCGGTCTTGTCCTTTGCGGCGGCGGGGGCGTTGCCGGCTCCGCCGGCAGGCGGACGGGCCGGTTCGTTGGCGGCGCTGCCGAGCAGACCGGCCTCGCGGTAATAGCGTTCCGCCCCCGGATGCAGGGGGACCGAGACGTTGGCGACCGCGCGGGCGGGGTCGAAATTGCGGCCTTGGGGGTGCCCCTCGGCCAGGACGCGGCGGGTGTTCTCGTGCCACAGGGCACGGACG from Azospirillum sp. TSH100 carries:
- a CDS encoding GNAT family N-acetyltransferase, with amino-acid sequence MPAGEGVRIAIRSAHGADSARCAEIFLHGRRQAFSWQPADRFGLDDYYDCVREDAVLVAEADGMVVGFVSLDPEAGIIHNLFIDPVWCKRGIGSALLREALGLLQGDARPAELACAARNAAARAFYERNGWTPVGEPSNQPDALVLYRLSQAG
- a CDS encoding glutathione S-transferase family protein, whose protein sequence is MRTLYHHPIHALSRTARVMLAEKGLPFEPVVERPWERRTDFLKLNPAAEVPVLVEEDGTVVAGGLAVIEYLEEAYPDTPLLPREIAARAEVRRVADWFLTKFEREVTENLVGEKLIKRLSGQGHPFAPAIRAGLANVTYHLDYIAFLSERRPWLAGSTFTLADIAAAAQLSCLDYIDNVPWDRSPEAKDWYARIKSRPSFRALLADNITGCPPPRHYADLDF